From Streptomyces sp. CMB-StM0423, a single genomic window includes:
- a CDS encoding amylo-alpha-1,6-glucosidase has product MSVKTPEGTGVESASQAGLQPFLHDRVVTLHAPAFAVSRPDGQLHDGADGFYHGERRALARLSVSADGVPAAPVSGGLEGADRALFRTVLRGVAETTADPAVVLERRRATAPGRLTESLRVRNSGRIPALIRLTVDAGTDLATMEEVKAGRPPGQAAAAIDVATGTTLVWTDATVTVRLTGSPAPTGIEAGASGGRLHYDVALAPGDVWDADLVCTAEDAEGEPFPAAAPGSPPWRTPRVRSADRRLDVWLDRSHADLERLLLADPRRPDDLFLAAGAPWFATLFGRDSLWAARMLLPLGTRLAASTLRILARRQGTVTDPATEEQPGKILHEVRRAGLCLSGRSASLPPVYYGTVDATPLWVTLLHDAWRWGLDPAEVEALLPHAERALTWMNEYGDADGDGFLEYVDTTGTGLANQGWKDSGDGIRFRDGRLAEPPIALCEVQSYAYEAARGGAALLRAFGRPGAERWEEWAERLKSRFREAFWVEDARGPYPAVALDRDKRPVDSVTSGFGHLLGTGLLNPEESALLAKRLAEADLDSGFGLRTLSSDSGGYNPLGYHIGSVWPHDTAIAVHGLARAGFPEPAAALATGLLRAAGDFDARLPELFAGYGTDSGSRPVPYPAACRPQAWAAASVVLVLQSLLGLTPDVPNGTLTVSPQVPGALLPLRAAGLEVAGAPLEIVLSADGTPTIQAPAGITVQTRRDATTQRT; this is encoded by the coding sequence ATGAGTGTCAAGACCCCGGAGGGGACCGGCGTCGAATCGGCCTCTCAAGCGGGCCTGCAGCCCTTCCTGCACGACCGTGTCGTCACACTGCATGCGCCGGCCTTCGCCGTCTCCCGGCCCGACGGGCAGTTGCACGACGGCGCGGACGGCTTCTACCACGGCGAACGCCGCGCCCTGGCACGGCTGTCGGTCTCCGCCGACGGCGTGCCCGCGGCACCGGTCTCGGGAGGGCTGGAAGGTGCGGACCGCGCGCTGTTCCGCACCGTGCTGCGCGGGGTCGCCGAGACCACCGCCGACCCCGCCGTCGTGCTGGAGCGGCGGCGCGCCACCGCTCCGGGCCGGCTGACCGAGTCGCTGCGGGTGCGCAACTCCGGCCGGATCCCGGCGCTGATACGGCTGACCGTGGACGCGGGCACCGACCTGGCCACCATGGAGGAGGTCAAAGCGGGCCGGCCGCCGGGCCAGGCCGCTGCCGCGATCGACGTCGCCACCGGCACCACGCTCGTCTGGACCGACGCCACCGTGACGGTACGGCTGACCGGCTCCCCGGCGCCCACCGGCATCGAGGCCGGCGCCTCCGGGGGCCGGTTGCACTACGACGTGGCGCTGGCCCCCGGCGACGTCTGGGACGCCGACCTCGTGTGCACCGCCGAGGACGCCGAGGGCGAGCCGTTCCCCGCCGCGGCCCCCGGCAGCCCACCCTGGCGCACTCCCCGGGTACGCAGCGCCGACCGCCGACTCGACGTCTGGCTCGACCGGTCCCACGCCGACCTCGAACGGCTGCTGCTGGCCGATCCCCGGCGCCCCGACGACCTGTTCCTCGCGGCCGGGGCCCCCTGGTTCGCCACGCTCTTCGGCCGCGACTCGCTGTGGGCCGCGCGGATGCTGCTGCCGCTCGGCACCCGGCTCGCCGCAAGCACGTTGCGGATCCTGGCCCGCCGCCAGGGCACCGTCACCGACCCGGCCACCGAGGAGCAGCCGGGCAAGATCCTGCACGAGGTACGCCGCGCGGGCCTGTGCCTGTCCGGCAGGTCCGCGTCGCTGCCGCCCGTGTACTACGGCACGGTCGACGCCACCCCGCTGTGGGTGACCCTGCTGCACGACGCCTGGCGTTGGGGTCTGGACCCGGCCGAGGTCGAGGCGCTGCTGCCGCACGCCGAGCGGGCCCTGACCTGGATGAACGAGTACGGCGACGCCGACGGCGACGGCTTCCTGGAGTACGTCGACACCACCGGCACGGGCCTGGCCAACCAGGGCTGGAAGGACTCCGGCGACGGCATCCGGTTCCGCGACGGCCGGCTCGCGGAGCCGCCGATCGCCCTGTGCGAGGTGCAGAGTTACGCCTACGAGGCCGCCCGGGGCGGCGCCGCGCTGCTGCGTGCCTTCGGCCGCCCTGGCGCGGAGCGCTGGGAGGAATGGGCGGAACGCCTGAAGTCCCGGTTCCGCGAGGCATTCTGGGTCGAGGACGCCCGTGGCCCGTACCCCGCCGTCGCGCTGGACCGCGACAAACGCCCCGTCGACTCGGTGACGTCGGGGTTCGGGCATCTGCTGGGCACCGGCCTGCTGAATCCCGAGGAGAGCGCTCTGCTGGCCAAGCGACTGGCCGAAGCCGACCTCGACTCGGGCTTCGGGCTGCGCACGCTCAGCAGCGACTCCGGCGGCTACAACCCGCTCGGCTACCACATCGGCTCGGTCTGGCCGCACGACACCGCCATCGCCGTGCACGGCCTCGCTCGCGCCGGCTTCCCCGAGCCCGCGGCAGCCCTGGCCACCGGACTGCTCCGAGCCGCCGGCGACTTCGACGCCCGGCTGCCGGAGCTGTTCGCCGGCTACGGCACGGACTCCGGCAGCCGTCCCGTCCCGTACCCGGCGGCCTGCCGCCCGCAGGCGTGGGCGGCCGCGTCCGTGGTACTGGTACTGCAGTCGCTGCTGGGTCTCACTCCCGACGTCCCGAACGGCACGCTGACGGTCTCCCCGCAGGTCCCCGGCGCCCTCCTCCCACTCCGCGCCGCGGGCCTCGAAGTCGCTGGTGCCCCCCTGGAGATCGTGCTGTCCGCCGACGGCACCCCGACCATTCAGGCGCCCGCGGGAATCACGGTCCAGACCCGCCGCGACGCGACGACGCAGCGGACTTGA